CACTCCATCGCTCCACCACTCCATCGCTTCATCACTCCATCGCTTCATCACTTCATCACTCtattgcttccttttttttctgttctttttGTGCCTCTGACCTCATCTACGCCCCACCCGGTTTGAGAAAGACCTGAACGAGGCGCGATCTTGCCtgaacgggaaaaaaaaaaaaaaaaaaacacaagggtgaagaagcacaagggtgaagaagcacaagggtgaagaagcacaaaCTGAGGAAGTACAAACTGAGGAAGTACACAGCGAAGCAAACTCGCTCGACGCGCTCACGCAAGAATGCCTATCTGTGCATACCACTACGCGCGCATTATGCGAACAGcatgcatgtttttttttggcgcttAAGCTGGTCAGCCCGCCCCCCCTTTCACCCACGTAAGAACCCCTGGCGTGATTATTTGCAAAGTTGCGGCTCGGCGAAGGAGCGCTCGTCGGCGGAAGGATGTGTTACGCAAGCCACTCAGTTGTGCAAGCGGTGTAGTGTAGCGGTGTAGTGGTGAAGTGGCGAAGCGGTGTAGTGGTGAAGTGGCGAAGCGGTGTAGTGGTGTAGCGGTGTAGTGGTGAAGGGAAGCAAGAGCATACGTGGGCATACGCGCACACACGTGAACATACGCGCACACACGTGAACATACGCGCGCACACGTGAACATACACGCACACACGTGAACATACGCGCACACACGTGGCTGGTGCCCATTCGTGTGGGGGCCGCTGCGCATCCATTTGTGCAAGCACAGGCTGGGGAAAAGCATAGTCCTCGTCAAGACCGCACCCGGTGCTTCCCATTAAAGGCAGAGTAAATCAACCTCCATTCCACGCCTCTCCATTTTCAGTCAACCAACCCCCTTAACCCCTCCcccgaaaaaagaaaaaaatgaacgaacaGAGATCAAGGGACTACGACTAcctatacaaaataatactTATTGGAGATAGTGGCGTGGGGAAGTCATGCATTCTATTACGATTTTCTGATGATCATTTTACAGAAAGCTACATAACGACCATAGGAGTGGACTTCCGATTTAGAAGAATAAAAGTTGGGGATAAAATGGTGAAGTTGCAAATTTGGGATACAGCTGGACAGGAGAGGTTCAGGACCATCACATCTGCCTATTATAGAGGAGCTGATGGAATCATAATCATTTACGACACGACTGATAGGAACTCCTTCCTTCACATCAAAGAATGgataaatgaaataaacaaatatacAACTGAAGAAACGTGCAAACTTCTGGTAGGAAATAAATCAGACTGTAAAGACGAAATGGAGGTCTCCACCacggaaggagaaaataaagcCAAGGAGTTAAACATCTCCTTTATTGAAACCTCTGCTAAGGATGCCACGAATGTTGAGTTGGCTTTCACCATGATAACTGAGGAGCtgattaaaaagaaaaaaaagaaaagcctCTCCTCGCTGGGAGCTACGCAGTCCAAGGTGAAGTTGTCTCCGGAGGACCACGGCCCCGGTGCGCTCTGCTCCTGCTGAGGTGGGGAAGCGGGGAAGCGGTGCGGCTGTAAAATGTTGAAGTGGCGAAGCGGTGACGTGGCGAACGGAGGGGCGCCTACCCCTCTGCGCAAGGTGACACATTGGGAGGAGACACACGTCGCTCGGCCCCTTCAGCGAGCGGCCCCTCCATCGAGCGGCCCCTTCACTGAGCGGCTTCTCCATTGCGCCCCCCTTCCTTGCGAAGCACACTCCGACTGACCAGTCGACCCCGTTTGCGCAAGTTCGCACGGGCGAAGAGCAACCACTCCTAGTAATAGTAACTCCTCCCCATTGATaaagctaatttttttttttttttttcccctttacttcttcccccgtAAATGTATTCGCTGCCCCTTCTGTGCGCCCATTTGCTGAGTGCCCCATTTGAGGAGGCCTCCAtaagcatataaaaataaatctaccaagaaaaaagaagtgcCCTTGCACGGCAGAGTGCCTACATGCACAGAAGTTTGCATACAGGCATACATACAAATAGTTGCACATAGTGTGTGTAGGCCTAGGCACGCACATgcagtctttttttttttcctttcctttttttttttttttttgtaaacgCGGACCCAGAGGATAGCTATTGTTTTCCCTGTTAAAACTTATTTGTGAATGTGAAGTTGGCTCGCGTGGTGGGGGTGGACGTTCCGAACAGAGGAACATGGAGTCAGCCCTTGCAGGGCGGGTGAACTGGCAGGGGAGGTCTCCCCTCCTTAGGATTAATTGGCGACCTCGGCAGGCCCACACAGTTAGGATTTCAATTAGCCAGCAAAGCTCAGCGGCGAAGGTTTGCCTGTTTGAGTGCGCATTCCCACCGGGGCGTCACCTCTCAGGGGATTCCCCTCTCAACGCGCTCGTCTGAAATGTGCCCTAAAACGAGCTCGTCTTAAATGTGCCCTAAAACGAGCTCGTCTTAAATGCCCCCTACAAGGCGCTCGCCTTAAATGTCCCCTAAAACGCGCTCGCCTTAAATGTCCCCTAAAACGCGCTCGTCCTACGTGGTGATTAAACCGCTATGCAGCCGAAATTACGGGAGCCCCGCTAAATTGCCTCTCGCGTGTGTGTAGGGCCCTGTTCTGGGTGACATGCAAAAGTGGCGTGTAAGTACACTCCAGgtgtgtggaaaaaaagaaagaaaaaaaagaagctgtAACGGGGGGGTGATGCAAgtgggaaattaaaaatggtaacGTTGCGGGGGGTGCGCATGACGTAGTTCCCACTTCGCCGCCCCCACTTCGCTGCTCCCACTTTGCCGCTTCCACTTCGCCGCACCCCGGGCTAGGCGAAGCTGAAGGTGACCTCGTAGGCCCGGTTGTTCGCGTAGCACTTGCAGTGGAAGGAGCTGTTGTACTTGGCCCGGTTGGCATTGTACTGGTCGATGAACTGAGGTGTGAGGACTAGAATGGACTCCTCGAAGACTTCCCCCCCTGGGGAGGACATGTGTACGTAGGTCTTAGGATATATCGTGAGGAACCCCTTGCTGTCCTTGAGGTAATCCCTAATGAAAATCTTCTTCttattatcataaatttCGTTGAAGCAGGTAttcttgttcttcttatTAACAGGGCAAATGATACCAAGAGTgatttggctagctggctCATTCTCCACCCCCATATTAACCGTGACGCTGACTTTATTCCCATGAACCTTTACCTTATCGCAATTCTTTTCAACTCCTGCATATGCACagatattatttttcctagAAAAATCGACACCTAAAATGGGTTCCTGTACACCACCCGCATGGAAAGTGACATTTTTATTCTGCGTTTTATGAGATCCATTGTTACTGAGAAATACCATCTGTGTAGTCGACtgagaagaaataaaagaagggAGCTTGAAGATGTAATAGTAATCATCTACCTTGATATATCTTGTATTCGGAGGGAAAGAAACCtttgttaataaattctGAGATCGTGCATCAGGTAGTTTAAAGTAGATAATATTATTAGGGTAGAGATTTACAACAGATTGGTTTACATCAGTATTGtctaaaataaaatttggtTTATAGTTGATGTGGAGAGTTAGATAAAAATCCTCTCCTAGGTAGCACTCCAATTTCATGTCTTTCAAAAAGTATTTCTCGATGTCCTTCTTAATGTACAGTGtgtataatgaaaaattgctATACTCATAAACGCTCTCTATTTTATGAACGATATTTACAGACTCTAACACCTTATCATATCTTAAGTAAAAGCATTTTCTTATGTCTTGTCTAACTCCGTTATATATACTAACTGTAAAAAATCGATCCTGTCCTTCGACTGTTAAATCGTCGTAGTTTACATCACAGTAGTATTTATTTCCTCGTTTAACAAATCCTGCATTCATATCAtctctttttatatacataagtGTGCAATTCTTTACTGTTCCCTTGTGAGATAACACATATGTGTAGGTTTCCTTCTCATTAGTGTAGTTATAGATCAATCTTTTACTGTCTAATTGGAAGAGTTTCCCTCGGTGGTACTCTTTCCCAATGCTTTTTGGAACTTCTATCGGCATCAAATATGTGTTGTTATACATATAGTACAGTGTACATGGGGGAGCCTTTCCGTCAGATAGAGGAGCTATGTAGTAACCTCTCAGCTTGGCAATGTCCCATATGTAACTTTGCTCTCTTACTAGGTTAACATCATGACATTCGAAGTCGTGATCCTTCTTGTACGAACACTTGAAATACTTGGTGAGGGATACCTTGGAGGCCAGGTACTGGAAGCCGATTTCATTTCCGCTGATCTTCGGCACCAGGCTTCCGTACGTCGTGTGCTTGTCCATGTTGGGGTGGTAGAAATGGAGTCTTTTCCTGGGGTGGGCGGTTATAAGAGGCGCGGTTGGACGTGGAGCGGTTTGAAGAGGCGTGGTTGGAAGAGGCGCGGTTTGAAGAGGCGCGGTTTGAAGAGGCGCGCTTGGAAGCGGGGGAAGCGGGGGGAGAGCGAGGTGCAGGCTGCGCAGGGGAAGGGCGATTCGTCCCCTCcccccgcttctccctcttctccCACGTCCaaccgcttcccccgctCCCTCGCTGCTTACTTCCAGGTGAGCCCCCCGTCGGCGCTGGCGTGGCAGATGACGAGCAGCCCCACGTTGGGCTTGGCGTTGCGCTTGTTGTTGACACCACAAATGAGGAGGTGTCCCACGCCGAAGAGATCGAAGGAGTTCAGCGCGTAGTCACTGAAGGAAGATGGCTCGAACATGTTCAAGTCGATGTGCACCTTCTCCGTTTTCAGCGTTTTTAAATCATCAGAAACACTTCTGAAGCATTCGTATGGTTGAATCGACAGATTTttgttaaaacaaaaaactaCGACTAGCTCCTCACCATTTGTAAAGCTGTAAAAATATCTGAGTATTTTTATCGTATAGCTACTGAGTACtttgttttgcattttccattttttgtcttctccATAGGAGCTAATCAATATATTATACTTATTCACCGAAGTGGAGGATACCTTGTCCAAGCACACTTGCACTATTTCTCCTTTGAAATTAACAAAGTGCTCGAGGTAGCACTTCTTCATGTTGGTGTCCTTTGAGATGAGTTCATTTTCGACGTTGAAGTAGAACCCCCTTGCTCCCCTGTACGCTATGGATACCCATAGGAGGAGGCCGAGCAGCGAGCCCAGCGCGGCCATTTCGCTTGCGGGGGGGCCTATGCTGCGTATATGTGTGTGGCTGCGTATATGTGTGTGGCTGCGTATATGTGTGTGGCTGCGTATATGTGTGTGGCTGCGTATATGTGTGTGGCTGCGTATATGTGTGTGGCTGCGTATATGTGTGTGGCTGCGTATATGTGTGTGGCTGCGTTTGTTTGTAACTCTGTGAACGACTCCGTTTGTTTGTGACCCAGTTTGTGGGCGACTGCGATTGTAGGGGGTTGCATACACGTGGGTGCCGCGCCTGTGCCTCTGGGCTGCGTTGCGATCTGCTATTACGCGTTTTTGTCTACCACTACGCGTGCACCTTAAACGGGTCGGCAAGACGTGTCATTATTTTAC
The sequence above is drawn from the Plasmodium cynomolgi strain B DNA, chromosome 10, whole genome shotgun sequence genome and encodes:
- a CDS encoding hypothetical protein (putative); translated protein: MKKCYLEHFVNFKGEIVQVCLDKVSSTSVNKYNILISSYGEDKKWKMQNKVLSSYTIKILRYFYSFTNGEELVVVFCFNKNLSIQPYECFRSVSDDLKTLKTEKDHDFECHDVNLVREQSYIWDIAKLRGYYIAPLSDGKAPPCTLYYMYNNTYLMPIEVPKSIGKEYHRGKLFQLDSKRLIYNYTNEKETYTYVLSHKGTVKNCTLMYIKRDDMNAGFVKRGNKYYCDVNYDDLTVEGQDRFFTVSIYNGVRQDIRKCFYLRYDKVLESVNIVHKIESVYEYSNFSLYTLYIKKDIEKYFLKDMKLECYLGEDFYLTLHINYKPNFILDNTDVNQSVVNLYPNNIIYFKLPDARSQNLLTKVSFPPNTRYIKVDDYYYIFKLPSFISSQSTTQMVFLSNNGSHKTQNKNVTFHAGGVQEPILGVDFSRKNNICAYAGVEKNCDKVKVHGNKVSVTVNMGVENEPASQITLGIICPVNKKNKNTCFNEIYDNKKKIFIRDYLKDSKGFLTIYPKTYVHMSSPGGEVFEESILVLTPQFIDQYNANRAKYNSSFHCKCYANNRAYEVTFSFA
- a CDS encoding small GTPase Rab1 (putative); the encoded protein is MNEQRSRDYDYLYKIILIGDSGVGKSCILLRFSDDHFTESYITTIGVDFRFRRIKVGDKMVKLQIWDTAGQERFRTITSAYYRGADGIIIIYDTTDRNSFLHIKEWINEINKYTTEETCKLLVGNKSDCKDEMEVSTTEGENKAKELNISFIETSAKDATNVELAFTMITEELIKKKKKKSLSSLGATQSKVKLSPEDHGPAHSD